In Drosophila simulans strain w501 chromosome 3R, Prin_Dsim_3.1, whole genome shotgun sequence, a single window of DNA contains:
- the LOC120284954 gene encoding uncharacterized protein LOC120284954, giving the protein MAPRQQNARSARAVESRRTRGIQSYRCRVCRGIHPLRKCARFLKLSAERRLRAVLINQYCANCLAHEHSTGDCRSGDRCKKCDRSHHTLLHMHEQVSSLSRSRARSRRQPVPTRQAASASSQRSRRHNPPTQRRSSPPRRPESTTPGPSLSSLLQRHSVNILPTALVKLETGTKTFETAALIDPCSPMSCIDASLASAFKLSMTNVGDEKVCTTTIRSRIDANTKLEVVLKIEPRVRIRTPVRALSDTVVSKYRDIMLADDGFHRPATVSMVLGADIYPKVIQSGFLTFDEGMPVAQKTVFGWIVSGACSLP; this is encoded by the coding sequence ATGGCTCCTCGTCAACAAAACGCACGCAGTGCTCGTGCCgtggagagcagacgtacccgaggtattcaatcctaccgatgccgagtctgccgcggtatccatcctcttcggaagTGCGCGAGGTTCCTAAAGCTCAGCGCTGAAAGGCGTTTGCGAGCAGTCCTCATTAACCAATACTGCGCCAATTGCCTCGCTCACGAGCATTCCACGGGAGACTGCCGAAGCGGTGATCGTTGCAAGAAGTGCGACCGATCCCACCACACGctgctccacatgcacgagcaGGTTAGCTCGTTGTCGCGGTCGCGAGCGCGCTCGCGTCGCCAACCGGTGCCAACCCGGCAAGCAGCTTCGGCCTCGTCCCAACGTTCCCGCCGGCAcaatccgccaactcagcgAAGGAGTTCACCGCCACGACGACCGGAATCGACGACGCCAGGCCCATCGCTCTCGTCGCTGCTGCAACGCCACAGCGTGAACATCCTTCCCACAGCGCTGGTCAAGTTGGAGACCGGgacgaagaccttcgagaccgcaGCACTTATCGATCCGTGCAGCCCCATGAGCTGCATCGACGCTTCGTTGGCGTCAGCCTTTAAGCTTTCGATGACCAATGTTGGCGACGAGAAGGTCTGCACGACGACGATTCGCTCCAGGATCGACGCGAACACGAAGCTCGAGGTCGTGCTCAAGATCGAGCCCAGGGTGCGGATCCGTACACCTGTCCGGGCATTGAGCGACACCGTAGTGTCCAAGTACAGGGACATCATGCTGGCGGATGACGGGTTCCATCGGCCTGCTACCGTATCCATGGTCTTAGGAGCAGACATTTATCCTAAGGTTATCCAATCCGGATtcctgaccttcgacgagggAATGCCGGTCGCTCAAAAGACCGTGTTTGGGTGGATCGTGTCCGGTGCCTGCAGCTTGCCGTAG